In one window of Prevotella sp. E13-17 DNA:
- a CDS encoding family 43 glycosylhydrolase: protein MIRKTLNAARLTIAAMLSMVQPMQTTADNTSAAVTFETKLFRTPPMDYRPIPLWFWNNTTINASTLEEQLEQMVNTDGYGGCAILPFGANFRPSYLSADYFTLYARAIEKARQLGAHMSIYDEYGFPSGSMGAINGSGVKTFMNNHPDYTVKRLDKIEYRIDRGTTFNRLLTYTGKLMSVVAWNSETKQIINLRSNLNEDTKRLTWTAPDETGWHIMVCQCITDGDPNVDYLSSEAVKLFVQDTHEAYFKQFSNDFGKTIVSTFFDEPTMYRAQGRMWTSDFNEQFERRYGFSPEELYPALWYNIGERTPWVRNLFFGLHSALYSEGFMKTIGDWASTHGILATGHQDQEEIANPTSVAGDLMLVGKYLSMPGIDKIGGGRPTENFYKVVSSSANCWDKTYVMSETYGDMGNIPVEELYHIAIEQYTKGINHLIPHAVWYNNGDVTFLPELSWRNPLYKAELPHFNSFLARLNYLLARPSRHVADVAMVYPIQTLYAGHYLDGPKGFYQGGVDVEGTDYPEISRLLTDELGCDFTYLHPEVIDDRCEVSNGQLNMLNTINTEHFKVIIVPGMSTISSSNLQKIEEAWKQGVGVIFTTQLPKHSADSKVSDATIAETVNRMLNGEGQHTAALFVPTPTAETMKTALDSLLPQPDVQFTSGKHPFNYLHKLVDGHHVYYFGNIDTSSAECTIRLKDVSPSASMTLLNPHNGADQPAHLTASGDDAMLTITLRPNQSIFLVDDALLNKNATGEIAIEQHSSYTIEARVNIHQLSAGICFSSTDAQNFYMWQVNIADPAHPLLRPHRWTGGNPSLLAEIPIPSEANIGVEKPFNIRIEVEDEKYVSTYINDILIDERNGQFQYANMGFRQSHDGTLGKTEKASFDNVRITKKEADSDTKQVILDEDFSEANPFTSGTLSNGWLRIDGQMTYDELVWLKTTPQIDPIPQTDEWVNPMVLPGLDNRSLGDPYIMKYKGYYYLYVSAGDRNIYCWRSKDLVNWSSSYICCTDETTAVAYAPEVIYWNGKFYMCTSPRGGGHYMLTSDSPLGPFVHQTGNMGRDIDGSMFIDDNGSWYFYHANNGGIRGCTMPTHLSYGEDVDLGCCMTGQWTEGPCVFKRNGLYYLLYTGNHVWTNGYRIDYAISNSGPLSGFHPQSDQNPILIDTETPTHKALGHGTAFVGPDLDTYYFCYHNLQDNKARRLLNFERIGWCGDKLIMTGPTNWEQDKPVVAANDYFERQELGNDWTILSGNQWQIVNSDHLAQTDTKGQQSIIFDNGAYEQYTAEFTIRSSTATGSFGAIFSYQDAQNYGEVLINAAEKKMEVIYYANGSALLDKYVALPADFDPACWHAIRIEKNDRYTRIYVDGMKRYQIIKKINGGKIGYTTNQASAAFSYIAISPYVDGSGIRDVCLPVPGIIAASMCKEKSEDVLVEQYSMTVGTANYLRCTAGSKMTYQVNIQNDNIYNLGLQYQSSTTAHIRLLLDGETIADNIELPATKSTVTTQPIYDLSLAGGRHAFTVEVIDGAPSVYEYTFKRGVATPHAMSDNFDNGFNEEWGYREGNWTIQNGQLESTGRYGKMLMGGFEDIHLTDYTVECDVIYTSNDMNGGLLFRTTNASTGGADDNPVLGTDFLQGYIFMAGATSVALGKHNYGWKTLATANKNISPSIPHHMKVEVEGATFRCYIDDMENPIITYTDPKPFITGRAGFRTHNTVMRFDNFQVTPKEYGASGIRFPQASSHQHTDTSGHCYNLLGQVVNSSANLHGIFLKGQKKVLLK from the coding sequence ATGATTAGAAAAACGCTGAATGCTGCAAGATTAACCATCGCTGCGATGCTGTCAATGGTTCAACCTATGCAGACCACCGCCGACAACACGTCTGCAGCTGTCACCTTTGAGACCAAACTATTCCGTACGCCTCCCATGGACTACAGGCCCATACCATTGTGGTTCTGGAACAACACGACCATCAACGCCTCAACACTGGAAGAACAACTTGAGCAGATGGTCAACACCGATGGTTACGGTGGTTGTGCCATTCTGCCATTTGGCGCCAACTTTCGTCCATCGTATCTCTCTGCCGACTATTTCACGCTCTATGCCCGCGCCATCGAGAAAGCGCGTCAGTTAGGAGCCCACATGTCGATATACGACGAATATGGGTTCCCCTCTGGCAGTATGGGAGCCATCAATGGGTCTGGCGTCAAAACCTTTATGAACAACCATCCTGATTATACCGTCAAGCGGCTTGACAAGATTGAGTATCGCATCGATCGTGGTACTACGTTCAATCGTCTGCTGACTTACACCGGCAAGCTGATGTCTGTCGTTGCATGGAACTCAGAAACGAAGCAGATTATCAATCTGCGCTCGAATCTCAACGAGGACACGAAACGACTCACTTGGACAGCTCCAGACGAAACAGGATGGCACATCATGGTATGTCAGTGCATCACCGATGGCGATCCCAACGTTGATTACCTCTCTTCAGAGGCTGTCAAACTGTTTGTTCAAGACACGCACGAAGCCTACTTCAAGCAGTTTTCTAATGACTTTGGCAAGACCATCGTCTCAACATTCTTCGACGAGCCAACCATGTATCGTGCGCAAGGACGCATGTGGACAAGCGACTTCAACGAGCAATTTGAACGTCGTTACGGTTTTTCACCCGAAGAACTCTATCCTGCCCTATGGTATAACATCGGAGAACGCACACCATGGGTTCGCAACTTGTTTTTCGGTCTTCACTCTGCGCTCTACAGCGAAGGATTCATGAAGACCATCGGTGATTGGGCAAGCACTCATGGCATTCTGGCTACAGGACACCAAGATCAGGAAGAGATTGCCAACCCTACAAGTGTGGCTGGCGACCTGATGCTGGTTGGCAAATATCTCTCTATGCCTGGCATCGATAAGATCGGTGGCGGACGCCCTACTGAGAACTTCTATAAGGTGGTATCGTCTTCTGCCAACTGCTGGGACAAGACTTATGTCATGTCTGAGACCTATGGCGACATGGGTAACATACCTGTCGAGGAGCTCTATCACATTGCCATTGAGCAATATACCAAGGGCATCAACCATCTCATACCTCATGCCGTGTGGTATAACAATGGCGATGTCACGTTCCTGCCAGAACTGTCATGGCGCAACCCTCTCTATAAAGCAGAGTTACCTCATTTCAACAGTTTCCTGGCTCGTTTGAACTACCTGTTGGCTCGCCCTTCACGCCATGTAGCAGATGTTGCAATGGTATATCCTATTCAAACACTCTATGCAGGTCATTATCTTGACGGTCCAAAAGGATTCTACCAAGGGGGCGTCGATGTTGAAGGTACCGATTATCCTGAAATATCACGTCTTCTGACCGATGAACTGGGGTGCGATTTCACCTACCTTCATCCAGAAGTCATCGATGACCGTTGCGAGGTATCCAACGGACAACTGAACATGCTTAACACCATCAACACGGAACACTTCAAGGTCATTATTGTGCCAGGCATGTCAACCATTTCCTCGTCTAATCTTCAAAAAATTGAAGAAGCGTGGAAACAGGGGGTTGGTGTTATCTTCACCACTCAGTTGCCCAAGCATAGTGCCGACTCGAAAGTTTCTGATGCAACCATCGCAGAAACTGTCAATCGTATGTTGAATGGCGAAGGCCAGCATACGGCAGCCTTGTTTGTGCCGACGCCAACAGCCGAAACGATGAAGACGGCTCTCGACAGTCTGTTACCACAGCCCGACGTGCAGTTCACTAGTGGAAAGCATCCTTTCAATTATCTACATAAGCTGGTTGACGGACATCACGTTTACTACTTCGGAAATATCGACACCTCAAGTGCCGAATGCACCATTCGCCTTAAGGATGTGTCTCCATCGGCATCAATGACACTCCTTAACCCTCATAACGGTGCAGACCAACCTGCGCACCTAACGGCCAGCGGTGATGATGCCATGCTGACCATCACGCTTCGCCCCAACCAGAGCATTTTTCTTGTGGACGACGCCTTGCTGAACAAGAACGCGACAGGCGAAATAGCCATCGAACAACATTCATCATACACCATTGAGGCTCGTGTCAACATCCACCAGCTTAGTGCAGGCATCTGTTTTTCATCGACCGACGCACAGAATTTCTACATGTGGCAAGTCAACATTGCCGATCCTGCGCATCCACTGTTACGTCCACATCGCTGGACAGGCGGCAATCCCAGTCTCTTGGCAGAGATTCCCATTCCTTCAGAAGCGAACATCGGTGTAGAAAAGCCATTCAACATACGCATAGAAGTTGAAGACGAGAAATACGTCAGCACCTACATTAACGATATACTTATCGATGAACGGAACGGACAGTTCCAATACGCCAATATGGGATTCAGGCAATCACACGATGGCACTCTTGGAAAGACGGAGAAGGCTTCTTTCGATAATGTACGTATCACAAAGAAAGAGGCTGACAGCGACACGAAGCAAGTCATCTTAGACGAGGATTTCAGCGAAGCGAATCCCTTCACCTCAGGAACATTGTCGAATGGATGGCTTCGTATTGATGGTCAAATGACCTATGACGAACTGGTATGGTTAAAGACCACACCACAAATCGACCCAATCCCACAGACTGATGAGTGGGTCAACCCCATGGTACTGCCAGGACTTGACAACAGAAGTCTGGGCGACCCATACATCATGAAGTACAAAGGCTATTACTACCTCTATGTCAGCGCTGGCGACCGCAACATCTACTGCTGGCGTTCGAAAGACTTGGTAAACTGGTCTTCTTCCTATATTTGTTGTACCGACGAGACAACAGCTGTAGCTTATGCACCCGAGGTCATCTACTGGAACGGCAAGTTTTACATGTGCACTTCACCTCGAGGAGGCGGTCATTATATGCTCACCAGCGACAGCCCGCTTGGTCCGTTTGTTCATCAGACAGGCAACATGGGACGTGACATTGACGGTTCTATGTTTATCGACGACAATGGCAGTTGGTACTTCTATCACGCCAACAATGGTGGCATTCGCGGCTGCACCATGCCCACGCATCTCTCGTATGGCGAAGATGTAGATTTGGGATGTTGCATGACAGGACAATGGACAGAAGGACCGTGTGTGTTCAAGCGCAACGGACTCTACTACTTGCTTTATACCGGCAACCACGTGTGGACCAACGGCTACCGCATCGACTATGCCATCAGCAACAGCGGTCCTCTCTCTGGCTTCCATCCGCAGAGCGACCAGAATCCAATCCTGATAGACACAGAGACGCCTACCCACAAGGCTCTTGGACATGGAACGGCCTTCGTGGGACCCGACCTTGACACCTATTATTTCTGTTACCACAACTTGCAGGACAACAAGGCTCGACGTCTGCTCAACTTTGAGCGCATCGGGTGGTGTGGCGACAAGCTGATTATGACAGGCCCCACCAATTGGGAACAAGACAAGCCCGTTGTGGCTGCTAACGACTACTTCGAACGTCAGGAGCTGGGCAACGACTGGACTATTCTGAGTGGAAACCAGTGGCAGATCGTGAATAGTGACCACTTGGCTCAGACTGACACTAAGGGACAGCAATCTATCATCTTCGACAACGGCGCTTATGAACAATACACGGCAGAGTTCACCATTCGCTCTTCCACTGCGACGGGCTCTTTTGGCGCTATCTTCTCTTATCAGGATGCCCAGAATTATGGCGAGGTGCTCATCAATGCTGCCGAGAAGAAGATGGAGGTCATCTATTATGCGAACGGCTCTGCCCTACTCGACAAATATGTTGCCCTGCCTGCCGACTTCGATCCTGCATGCTGGCATGCCATCCGCATTGAGAAAAACGACAGATATACGAGAATCTATGTGGATGGTATGAAGAGATATCAAATCATCAAAAAGATAAATGGAGGAAAGATTGGCTATACCACGAACCAAGCTTCTGCCGCCTTCTCATACATTGCCATCAGCCCATACGTTGATGGCAGCGGCATCCGTGATGTCTGCCTGCCTGTGCCAGGCATCATTGCGGCTTCCATGTGCAAGGAAAAGAGTGAAGATGTCCTGGTGGAGCAGTACAGCATGACAGTGGGTACAGCCAACTATCTGCGTTGCACCGCAGGCAGTAAGATGACCTATCAGGTCAATATTCAGAACGACAACATCTATAACCTCGGTCTGCAATATCAGTCTTCAACGACTGCACATATCCGACTATTGCTCGATGGTGAGACCATTGCCGATAATATTGAGTTGCCTGCAACAAAATCAACAGTCACCACTCAGCCAATCTACGACCTTTCGCTGGCAGGTGGGCGTCACGCATTCACAGTAGAGGTAATCGACGGTGCTCCGTCTGTCTATGAGTACACCTTCAAGCGTGGCGTAGCTACTCCACATGCGATGAGTGACAATTTTGATAATGGCTTCAACGAAGAATGGGGCTATCGCGAGGGCAACTGGACCATCCAGAATGGACAGTTGGAGTCAACAGGTCGATATGGTAAGATGCTGATGGGCGGATTCGAGGATATCCACCTCACTGACTATACCGTAGAGTGCGACGTCATCTACACCAGCAACGACATGAATGGTGGCCTGCTATTCCGCACCACCAATGCCTCTACGGGCGGAGCTGATGACAATCCCGTGTTAGGCACAGACTTCCTGCAGGGCTACATCTTCATGGCAGGCGCCACCTCTGTGGCTCTGGGCAAGCACAACTATGGCTGGAAGACACTGGCAACAGCCAACAAGAACATTTCGCCATCCATCCCCCATCATATGAAAGTAGAGGTAGAAGGTGCCACCTTCCGTTGTTATATTGATGATATGGAGAACCCTATTATCACATATACCGACCCCAAGCCGTTCATCACCGGACGTGCAGGTTTCCGCACGCACAACACCGTCATGCGGTTCGACAATTTCCAGGTGACACCAAAAGAGTACGGGGCATCCGGGATTCGTTTTCCACAAGCATCCAGCCACCAGCACACCGACACCTCTGGGCACTGCTACAATCTCTTAGGACAGGTTGTAAATTCCTCTGCCAATCTGCATGGGATCTTTCTGAAGGGGCAAAAGAAAGTGCTTTTAAAATGA